CTGAGGGCTGGTCATTTGTATTCAAATCTGcaaaggaaggaagcagagcagagctgggtgtgCCTGGGGCTCCAGCTCCACCCAAACCCCGCTGCAGGGAACattccagctgctgttgggCAACATCTCTTGGTCAAGCAGCCTACAAGGTGTTTGTTCCACTCAGATACTGCCAGTGTCCTCTGAGATAAGCAGTTGGGCTTTGGGGTAACACAACTGGACAGCTGAGTTCTTTTGTTAACCAAAAGCTCCCACCACCTTGTAGGAAGAACAAACACAGGCTCCTTGCGCCAGACTCCCAAAACGCATAGGAGAATTCCAATAAACATCTAGGCATCCAAATCCAAAATGGGTATCCAGGGAATCACTCCCCTCCTGTCTCACCCCCCAGGATGAGGCACCTCTCAACTATCTCTtcatcctgctgctttccatgCAGGCCcaaccacagcagctcctgtggtATTAAGACAGCCCGGACATGTACCCAGCTGGGATTCAGGAATATATTCAATTATCATACTTGGGAATATGATAATAGTTATATTATTCAGGAATACTTGGAGCCCTGCCTAACTTTTTCTATGCATGTTTATGCAAGCTTGTTTACAGAAAAACCAGCATTTTCCCCTCCAAATAAGTCACCAGTTGTAAAAAGCCATTGCTCCAGGGCTTCAGGAAGTGGTTAACACATTTTGGAACCTACTGTACTGATGTTGCCTGTAAACATCCCCCCTGTCAAAAAGAACAAACCCACACAAATCAATTGTTCCTGTTAGTGGAGAATGAAAGCAGAACCACAGCAGAAACATCCCACCCTCAAGCAAAAATCCAGCAATAGGGAGGTACCTGTTGcaagtttttcttcatctaCAGAAAGAGCTTTATCCTCTGCATTAATTATGGGCCTCTCTGCATCCTCAAGCACTATTATTTCCTCACATCCTCGAGACTTCACCTGAAGATGTTTTGGGAGAGAACAAGAGATGGATTTTcagtgagaggaagaaaaaaaggtgacagTGGGACATGTTTTAACCTCGTAACAAATACAAACATAATGTTGCAACCAAGTCACCTGTACCTTGAATTCCCACAGTACCATGACAGGTAGAGATTATATTTTAAGATGCTGTTTCtaataggggggaaaaaaacccttattcTTCATGATAGCTATTGGCAGTTCACTAGGCTAGCAGTGACTTTTTGGGTACTGAAATTAAACCTTACCTGTTGCTCATGATATCCTTTGAGAGCTCTTTTAACATTGGTAACTTTGGGAGAGCGGATGGGCAGAGTTTTGATCTCTGGTGCTGTCAAAGTGCTCAGGTCACCCACAGTCTTAATGTTCTTGGCTCGAATGAGCTGTCCCAGGCCTctggcactgcagcaggggagagagagaaagaagtcaAGTCCTTTCTGCCTGGCAGAGTGGAGCAGAAATAAATCTTACATGAATGCTGGCTGACATGGAGGtaagtgaaggaaaaaggaacCCCCAATGCCATTCTGCCTGCAGAAGCACACCTTGCTGCACTCTGTCCTCCATCCAGCAGGGAATGGTGCTCTAAACCCCACTCCTGTGCTGCACAAGTGGGAGAAAAATGAGCTGAGCCCACCAGAAAAGGCCAttctgagcagctcctgctgcacatCTGCACTTTGTCCTGACAAGTTACCAAAATGCAGACCAGAAACCCAGCTAGCTAAGCACCTAGCCTCTCTACACTGGGAACGTTCATGGTTTTCAAAATCCCACTTCACCCTCAACCCATAGAAAGCTCCAACTCAAGAAGATCAGTCTCTGCTCTGCTATGTGAAATGGAGATGCAAACTTTTCCTTGCCTTACCAAAAGACAACTAGAGTCATTCCAAAACTGTTACATTTCTTCCCCAAACCAACCTCCCTCCTCTTAGAGACACTTGGCTAAAGGTGTCATCATCACATTTTGCATCAGATAATTTGGGTTGGTAGGTTTCTGGTGGAGTGGAATCTTCCAAAGCACCAGCCCCACTTACCATATGTTTGATGTGATCTGAGGCAAGATGACATCAACGGGAGCCTTGcagccagccagggcaggaTACACACACTCCGAGGCACTGGGCAGCGCCTCCTTCACCATCTCCGTAATCTTGAACAACACAGAGACATTATTAGGTGAACTATCACACCACTGaagagaggaacaaaaaaaatagaagagatgCATGAACCAAAGCACTTCTTACTAAACACTTCTTTGAGCTCTTAAATTTAGGGTTACGAGATCCTGGGGACAGAAATCCTTTGGTTGGAGTGGTAATATGCTGgatagaaaaagaggaaaaaatatctctCAGGATCATAGGAATTCAGTGAACAGCAAGATCCTAAGCTACCTAGAGCTCAGAGAGCATCTGTCTTCAGAGGGCAACAGGAGTCAGGCCAAGCCCCTTGCAACTCTTCCTTAGATCCCCTCCTGTTACAGGTGCCTGCAGCTGACTAGGAACTCACACTGCAGCAACATCCCTAGGGGAAGGGATGGCACAAGGGCTCCTGACAGACAGAACATACTAACAGCATTTACCTTGACCTGAATATTAGATAAAATTTTAAGGCTTCGTGAGGATGGTGAAGAATGGGACCTGATGACTGGGCTTCTCCTGTCGATGTCATCTGCCAGTCCTTCTTGATAAATTGGGTCTGCAAAAGAGACTCTGCGGATCTGTGTTGAGAGAGAAGAGGTTTGCACAGCATGAACTCAGGGCACCACAAACTGGTGAGCTTAGTCTGAGGAGGCACAATAAGCTCAGTTTGAAATGAAGTCACTAAAGTTCTTGAGTGACACGGATGTTTCACCCAAGGGCAGAAACTCTGGGCTTCTTATCACTAAAGAAAACACTACATACGTTTTACAGGAAGCTGCTGAAAGGCCAGGGCTCAGGCCCTGCCCATGTCTGCAGTGGTTCTGACCCAGGCAGCACACCGTGCATCTggtttcaaaaataaaactgccCACCCTGAGCTCCCCCAGTGCAAacctgccagtgcctgcagATTACAAAAAGGAGAGCTGGAAGTCTTCAGCCTCACCCTAAGATCactcacaaggaaaaaaagaaaaagttccaACTTGTGACTCTACAGACACTACCACACACTGCAGTTATGAACAGAATGACTTGGGTATCACAGACAATACCTTATTAGCAGGTGACAGGGAATCATCATCTTGGTTCCTTTTCACACCTCTCTTTAGGATGCCAGTGGATGGAGAGGCTGAAGGGGACCACACACAACGTGCCTGGACACCAGTGGGGCTCTCAGTCACCAGCCTCAAGGAATCGGGATCCTCCGGCTTCTGAGGCGAATCCACATGATTTGCTGCTGCACCTTCTTTGTCTAAGGCCACATTTTCAGGCACTGTAATTTCAATTTCCACTAATTCCTCCTTTATATCCTCGTGCTCAATAACTACAGTTTTTGCTACaactttctcagcttcttctttATCAtcccagctgctttccagctcattcatctgcttttcctccctttcactAAAAGCAATCTGAGTCTCAGGAACCTCCTCCGGTTGTCCATTCTGactgacttctttcttttctgtagctTCTGGTTCTTCACTTTGGTCCCCTGCAGCCAGAGAGCTGTCCCCAGGCTTGTCTGAAGCACACTCAGACAGACACTGTTCAGGCTGGTCATTCTGATCATGCAGTTCTTTAATTTCCACTATGGACTCAGTAATTTCACCGACTACCCACTCTGAATCCTCCGGATCCTCCTCCACTATAACAACCTTTCCTTGCAGATGATCTTCAGATGTTGGCTCTCTTTCCAGGTCAAACTCACTGGGCTCCTTGGGAGGATGCAATGGAGTGCTCATAGCACAAGGAGCCATGGACAAGCTCTCATCCAGGTGTGAATGACCTGACACGGCTGATGTGTTTACAGGCATCTGAACTGGGGTGGTCTGGGGCTTGTCCAGCTCAGGAGGGTTCTCATTTTTTGATTCAGTGACGGACATCACTTGCTGCTTTGGCTTTTTATCACAGCAATCACAGTTCCTTTGTCTTTTCAgccttctgcttctcttgtGCTGGCCCTGAGGTGCCTCTGAAGTAGAGAGATCAGCACCTGAAGCATTTGCTCCTGGCACATCACCAGGCAGAACAGCTGAACAGTCTTCTATCTTTGTTTGTTCCTCCATGTGTCTggtttcctctgctgctttcaaatCTTTATCAGATACAGATGGGGTGGTAGATGATTCCATCAAGGTATTGCTCTTGTTTTGTTCCAGATCTGCATCCTGTGCCTCGGGTGAATCCCCTGAGGCAGCTGATCCCACAGCTTTGCTGCCATCTGTGGGAGTTCCTTGGCTTTTCAGGCCACACGGTCCAGATGTCAAGGCAGCATCTGTGCTGGTTTCGTGGCTCAGCTCACCCTTGTTTGATTCCAACagatttgtttcatttccttgGGAAGACACCTCATGGCTGCTGTTTCCTGGCTGTAGATCTTTCAGTTTACCTTCAAGAGAATCACTTCTATTTCTCAGTCTTGCagattttctcttccttgtgCTTTCTTCCTTGGTCTCAGAGCCATCAGGCTCAGAGTTCTCGATGCTGGCAAGCAATCCTTGTGAAGCTCTCCTGGTGTGGTACCGTGGCCGTTCCATCTTCTTCTGACCTACTGCAGCCAAGATGCAGTCTTCATCTTCTGTGTCAGCCTTCAAGTTCTCTTCTGACCTCCTGGCACTTTTATCTGCTTCCTCATTGAGGTCCTTGGAAGCAGGCGCCTCCTTTGAGCTGAAgtcctctgcagcagctctctcagGTAGGTTGCTTCCTTCTTTACTTGCATTTTCTGTCGTTTCCCCAAAAACTCTGTTCTCCTTTTGGGACCCATCATCTTCAGTCTGGGGCAACTCCTTTTGCTCTGATTTGTCCTCCTCTTTGAGTTTGTCTCTCTTTTGGTGGCCGTCCTCCTTGTCAGGACCTCCTGCTGTACCTTCTAGAGATTCTGCCCGTCGTCTTGAAGAACGTCTTGGCACTTTCTGATTAGGCGTCACATGCAGGATCTGATTGTCCTCACCCATCACCTGCTCAGAGGACACTGCTGTCTCTGGGGGTGTATTTTCCTTAGAATCCATGTCCAGTGCCCGGATCCTCTCTATTTCTGCTATCGtgtcttcagcttttttaatGTCTATTTCTGTAGAATGGAGAGCTTGGGACTGGGCAAGGAGAATATGCTCCATGTCTTCTACTGCAGAACATAGTTCATGACTGTTTTCCATGCTGCTGGAAGCAAAAGATTCTTGTTCTGACCCAGCTGACAAACTGGACAGCATTTTCCTTTGGAgctccagcctgctctgcctgcgAGTCAGCCTGCGGGCTGCCgggagcagctgctcagcctctgccttcgaattctcttctccaggtttcTCTGCTTTAGCACTTGTcttgtttccattttcctgtttACCAGCTCCAGAAGCACTTCCAGACACCTCTGACAGACTGTTTAACACCGAGGGGCTGAAAGGTCTGTTCTCTGAGCTGCCAAACTTCTCCAGAGTAATGAAGGACTGCCGGCGGCTCGCCGGCTGCGGCGTCCCCGACACCACGtcgctggagctggagctgctgctgacattggaagtgttttccttccctgccaaAGGCTCCTTTGAGGCTGCTTCCATAGAACATTCTTCTAGCCCCTGTCCCACTGCTGGCTCCTCCACCACCATCTctgctgtgtcctgttctgCCTCCCCCTGGCTGCGTGAGGCTGGGCTCTCCTCCACGGCAGTGCTCGGTGCCGCTGTCCCACCCGCAGCCTCCTCAGGAGCATCCTCTGGTCTGCAGGCTTCTGGGGGCTCACTCCACCTGCCCCTGCATCCTTCActccttacatttttttcctgtcccaaAAAATACCAAGTATTGCAGTTTCACTACGAGCAGAACATCAAAAACCCGCTCTGGTGGAACAGAAAACATCCCCCCCACAAGACGTCTCAAACCACCCtcacttcaaattatttttgtatctgtctttctgaaaacacatttgagggtttttttctaagtcaTTTAATGTCAAAACATGAACTGCAAAAGTTACTTTGTTTACTTATtaagctatttcttttttttttttaatttgccagaGGTATATTAACAAACTTACTACTAAACCTGTTTTTATGAGAAATAAGCTGCATTAGGCCTGGCTTGATCAAGCCTGCTGTTCTGCCAACTCCTCTCCAAAGGGAAACAAGATGTACTTTTAGGAACCAATTCATTCTTTTTCCCAGTAAATCTGCTATTTAATCCCCCTCAAGCCCTTGCAGCTTCACCCCAGCACAGTTCAGAACATGCAAACACAGCTAAGTAGTTTTTCAAGCGTGGTCTGCTGGAAGCAGCATGGAAAGCAACATGAAGACTTTCAAAAAGTGAAAATACTTCCAGAAAAGCACAATGCAGAGCAAATGCATCTGCTAGGCAGGAAAAACTGTTATGGAAGAGAAGTCAGTGTTATGATCCCTAACCTAATGATGGAATTAAACAGGTCTTGGAACACCACCAGAAAACATCACTGGTGTGGTTGTAATTCTGATATCTTGATTAACCCTGgacaaagaaaaattacctGAGGCTTGTTGTTAGCATCTTCTTCTGCATGTTCTGCTACAGATGGATTATCCCTGAAATAGAAGTTACTTAATTAGAAGTGTAGCACAAAAGGGACACAGCTTGTGATGTAGATTGTGGCCATCTTTACTTACAAAGAATCCTCCTGGCTTTGTGAAAATAAGGTGGTGTCTTGTGAGGAGTCCAAGTTGTTGTACATCACAGGAATCCCAACTCTGAAACACACCCAGAAATGGTAAGTCAGGCTctttccaataaaaaaaataaataaaaattaaaaaggccaCTTCTTGCAAGGCCACCATTTTCAGctgcattaaatatttttttcatttcaaacatGTTTTTTGGGGAAACAAAAAGCTGGGACTGGGATCCCACTCTGCAAAGAATTCATCAACATGTGCTAACTAGACAACCCAGGGGAGCTCCTGGCAAGCACCACCACACAAATTGTTGCTGTGAACAGCTCTGGTAGCTGCTGGAAATGGTCCAGAATTTAATCTTCTCCCATAGCAAGAGAAGATAATTCTAAAGGTTTCCTTGCAACTAAGATGAGTCTTGAGAATATTGCAGTTTCTGATATGCTGCTGACATAAGATTTCAAATGTCAAAATTCAAAATGTCAAATTTCAAAAATTCCATTTCACAGTGCAAGTAAGATTCATAAAGAAAAAGTGGAAACACCAAATGGCCAGACTCCAAACAGGTAACAGAGCATCTATActtaataaaaatagcaaatagAGATCAGAGAATTAACTTGGTTGCTTTAAAAGAGTAAGGCAAGGAACTTTGTTAGCTTTTAACTTCATAACTTGTATGGAAGTTAAGACACCCAGGATACAGGAATTGAAGTCCTGCCAATCTGACACACCCGATGGGATGACACTTCACATTAAGATGACATCAGGATAAATCACAGACCTCTTTGACCTGAGCACTTCTTTTTGATGTTCTGTCAATAttcttggttttgcttgtgGAGGAATAACCACAAATTCAACagatttctcctcttccagaAGTATCTCACTGTTAGGCTTCAAAGATGTAAATTCCAGTTTCagctttggaaaggaaaaaaatgaaaaagctggATTAGAACCAAAACAGAGgaactgaaaatgcttttacaaTTCTGATACAACCATCTCAGAGGAAAGAGTTCTCACATAAGCACAGTACTTTCAGCACATTTATTGGCAGAAACCCTTCAGCAGGTGCTGGTTTCTTTCAGGAGTGATGGGTTTTGCCCAACACTTCCACCTGGGAGAGGCTCTGTAGCCTCTGCCCTGTGCCCTGGAGAAAGCTCCTGCACTTCCTCTAGCATGGCGAAGATCAAACAAAGCCTGTGAGAGGTGAAGGAACCACAGTACTCATGAGCATCACTATTCACTGTTGTCCCTTATGTCAGTGATTCCTTCCGAACACAAGGCCCTTCCCTCCCTGGTGCCAGGGAGactggagcaggcagcacacACCTACCAGAGCCCAGATCCACCCCAAAcagagaatcacaggatcactgAGGTTGGGAAAGACTTataagatcactgagtccaagCATTAAAcctactctgccaagtccagcactgagccataTTCCcaatagaatcatggaatcactaaggttggaaaagacctttaacacCTCAATGTCCAACCTGCAACCACACCCAGGTGGGAATCTGGGATCTGGCTGCCACTCCTCCCACCCACTCAGCAGCCTGCCATGCCCCCTCACTAATATTCACCCATCTGTAAACTTAAAATTTTCTGGTAAGAGGAAAATATCTTCCAAGTATCTGCGCAGTGCACATCTGAGAGAAAGACACTGCAGCATCTCAAAATTAATGTTTAGTgagagctcccagcagctcacTAGCTGTTCTGCTGCACAACCTAGGGGATTAGATTCTGCCCCCTGCCAAAGGCCTTACCTTTGCAGATGTTGCTTGCACATTACTGGCCTTGccttttccttcatcttttgCTTCACTCATCTGTGCCAACAAAGAGTCTCGCTTCTGGCCCAGCTGTACTTCCATTCCACTTATCTTTGCATCCAACTGGGAGTTTTCCAtctattcaaataaaaatacactcaATGCACTGCATGAAGAAACTCCAAGCTCACAAAcccatcctggggtgtattaatTTCTACAACTAAACTGTCCCACTCTCCCATTGTCCTCTAAATTACGTAGAGGACgacttaaaaaattaagtcactTCAGACAAGCTGGTAGAACCCAAGATTTAAATTGCATAAACTAAGAACCAGCTCAGTCTTTTGACAGTACTTACCCAGCATAGTTTATCACTCCAAACAGGAAGTAAGTGCAGGCCAACCACAGTAAAAATCAGAACTGCCCTTGCCACCACCTTCTGACCAACTCCCAGTGAAGCACCTGCTGGGGTCAACAAAACACTTACTGGATCCGAGAAGGGCGCACTGCTTTCCTCAGCCACCTCGATGCTTTCAAACCCAGGCAGCAGGAGTGGGGTCTTCTTTTTGGCTTGGCTTAGCACGGCTCTGCTCAACAAGAGAGAAGCTTCAGcactggggcaggaggagaaggcacacaaaaaagagcagcagacaCCCCAACTTGCACAAAAGGGGGAACACAAACGGTTCAGCCCGGCGCAGCACCGGCTCGTCTGTGCACAGCCCCAGAGCTCTGCCTTGAAAAATACGGATCAAATCCTGGTCTCTTACTTCAGCTCCTCAGGGTAGGTTAAGGATGCAGCCTTGGCAAACGTCGCATTCCAGAAGAGGGCGCACTGGCTGCGGATCTGCTTGCTCTTGTGCTGAAAGACTGCACAGAGCAAGGgagaaagctgctccagcagctcgCTGTCGTAGGAGCCAGTGCAGTGAGACTGGATGCACAGGACCACCTcagccagcagcttctccagctgagGGAGGGAAGACACGAGAAGGTTTTTATTTAATCCAAACATGGCACATGTTCACCAGCTGCATTTGAAAGCATCCCACAGAATACTGTGGCCTGAACGAACAAGTTTAAATGCCACACTACATGAAAAGTCTTACTCAGTTGCTCAGGTGTCCTCCCCTCATCTATCtttttaatagtttaaaaattaagtatctACCTTTATTTcacttaataaaaaaacccctcagagTACAGGACAAAGGCAAAACTCCAGTGTCACACATTTTCCCAGAGCCCAGCTATTTCTCCAACAATTTACCTTGTTGCTGAGGTTACTGTACACTGGAGATACATCAGCAAGCCtgccaaaacaaacacagaagttCTATTTTGCTGTCTCCTTTATCCCAGGCATAAGAATTAAACACTCCATGCACTCAAGCACTGCACACCAGTTTTAGTATGCAACTGGATGAAATGTTGTGAAAACAAGCCTCTCACTGGGTGATGCAAAATTTCCTGATGTAAATAATCCCAGTTAAACCAACCTTTTAACCCCTGCTGACACATGCCAACTCTTAACTCGCTGAAAGACCAGAAATAATCAGTACAAActtaaaatgaatgtttttcttaTGGAGTAACTTCTAATG
This is a stretch of genomic DNA from Apus apus isolate bApuApu2 chromosome 6, bApuApu2.pri.cur, whole genome shotgun sequence. It encodes these proteins:
- the RIF1 gene encoding telomere-associated protein RIF1 isoform X3, giving the protein MTSDLSATEMQDLLSEVVGVAVKTSDKNTRTRALWVISKQALPSEVVQKEVPSIISALEAILTKGDVQSLVVEYEALNVIIRLMEQTPAQMGEEAVRWAKLIIPLVVHSAPKVQLRGAAALEMGMPLLLQKQQEVAAVTEHLMTTKLISELQKLFSTKNETYVLKLWPLFVKLLGKTLHRSGSFINSLLQLEELGFRSGSPVVKKIAFIAWKSLIDNFALNPDILCSAKRLKLLMQPLSSIHVRTEALALTKLEVWWYLLMRLGPQLPANFEQVCVPLIHSTLSLDSSAALQGTPSRVPANQSLAPATPTQKSGTYPFTSPVTPRISLNASPGGMVLFPSIQLLGIEMLLHFLMGPKVVDFAQQNKLVLNLEPLQYPLISSPSFFCKHASTLINAVQDGFIATGKEVPDCMLNVIWKDINGYVKTALEPGNKKEKQGSEILTLLLQALKNIVISNSLPVQKILSLIDITVKELPPKVLGSPAYQVADMDLLNLPFHNNLLGSCVTEERFFVILETLVGYVLSGPTSPLAFSESVICIINQSANQVENKEHLWRMWSIVVSPLTEWINRTNEVNQGDALEHNFSAVYSALLLPVSHIFTAQEFPQATMKSLLRTWSELYRAFARCAALVATAEENLCCEELSAKIISGLEGETPVMLTMLDGLTHILSVMVDCINFAPYGTKYQPKARSPQTPTDWSKKKKEPLGKLASLFKLLVMLLNSFHVFSSKEICSETLVSVGPSILAILHNIISHVSLPSVIGTMFAIFSKPLAVFYEKTKLADVSPVYSNLSNKLEKLLAEVVLCIQSHCTGSYDSELLEQLSPLLCAVFQHKSKQIRSQCALFWNATFAKAASLTYPEELKAVLSQAKKKTPLLLPGFESIEVAEESSAPFSDPMENSQLDAKISGMEVQLGQKRDSLLAQMSEAKDEGKGKASNVQATSAKLKLEFTSLKPNSEILLEEEKSVEFVVIPPQAKPRILTEHQKEVLRSKRVGIPVMYNNLDSSQDTTLFSQSQEDSLDNPSVAEHAEEDANNKPQEKNVRSEGCRGRWSEPPEACRPEDAPEEAAGGTAAPSTAVEESPASRSQGEAEQDTAEMVVEEPAVGQGLEECSMEAASKEPLAGKENTSNVSSSSSSSDVVSGTPQPASRRQSFITLEKFGSSENRPFSPSVLNSLSEVSGSASGAGKQENGNKTSAKAEKPGEENSKAEAEQLLPAARRLTRRQSRLELQRKMLSSLSAGSEQESFASSSMENSHELCSAVEDMEHILLAQSQALHSTEIDIKKAEDTIAEIERIRALDMDSKENTPPETAVSSEQVMGEDNQILHVTPNQKVPRRSSRRRAESLEGTAGGPDKEDGHQKRDKLKEEDKSEQKELPQTEDDGSQKENRVFGETTENASKEGSNLPERAAAEDFSSKEAPASKDLNEEADKSARRSEENLKADTEDEDCILAAVGQKKMERPRYHTRRASQGLLASIENSEPDGSETKEESTRKRKSARLRNRSDSLEGKLKDLQPGNSSHEVSSQGNETNLLESNKGELSHETSTDAALTSGPCGLKSQGTPTDGSKAVGSAASGDSPEAQDADLEQNKSNTLMESSTTPSVSDKDLKAAEETRHMEEQTKIEDCSAVLPGDVPGANASGADLSTSEAPQGQHKRSRRLKRQRNCDCCDKKPKQQVMSVTESKNENPPELDKPQTTPVQMPVNTSAVSGHSHLDESLSMAPCAMSTPLHPPKEPSEFDLEREPTSEDHLQGKVVIVEEDPEDSEWVVGEITESIVEIKELHDQNDQPEQCLSECASDKPGDSSLAAGDQSEEPEATEKKEVSQNGQPEEVPETQIAFSEREEKQMNELESSWDDKEEAEKVVAKTVVIEHEDIKEELVEIEITVPENVALDKEGAAANHVDSPQKPEDPDSLRLVTESPTGVQARCVWSPSASPSTGILKRGVKRNQDDDSLSPANKIRRVSFADPIYQEGLADDIDRRSPVIRSHSSPSSRSLKILSNIQVKHITTPTKGFLSPGSRNPKFKSSKKCLITEMVKEALPSASECVYPALAGCKAPVDVILPQITSNICARGLGQLIRAKNIKTVGDLSTLTAPEIKTLPIRSPKVTNVKRALKGYHEQQVKSRGCEEIIVLEDAERPIINAEDKALSVDEEKLATDLNTNDQPSGDLLAQIDALAAQLSSEDLHSYSGSQLFEMQEKLVGMTNCIMRNLRSRWKSPPHDSSD
- the RIF1 gene encoding telomere-associated protein RIF1 isoform X4 translates to MTSDLSATEMQDLLSEVVGVAVKTSDKNTRTRALWVISKQALPSEVVQKEVPSIISALEAILTKGDVQSLVVEYEALNVIIRLMEQTPAQMGEEAVRWAKLIIPLVVHSAPKVQLRGAAALEMGMPLLLQKQQEVAAVTEHLMTTKLISELQKLFSTKNETYVLKLWPLFVKLLGKTLHRSGSFINSLLQLEELGFRSGSPVVKKIAFIAWKSLIDNFALNPDILCSAKRLKLLMQPLSSIHVRTEALALTKLEVWWYLLMRLGPQLPANFEQVCVPLIHSTLSLDSSAALQGTPSRVPANQSLAPATPTQKSGTYPFTSPVTPRISLNASPGGMVLFPSIQLLGIEMLLHFLMGPKVVDFAQQNKLVLNLEPLQYPLISSPSFFCKHASTLINAVQDGFIATGKEVPDCMLNVIWKDINGYVKTALEPGNKKEKQGSEILTLLLQALKNIVISNSLPVQKILSLIDITVKELPPKVLGSPAYQVADMDLLNGTPALFLIQLPFHNNLLGSCVTEERFFVILETLVGYVLSGPTSPLAFSESVICIINQSANQVENKEHLWRMWSIVVSPLTEWINRTNEVNQGDALEHNFSAVYSALLLPVSHIFTAQEFPQATMKSLLRTWSELYRAFARCAALVATAEENLCCEELSAKIISGLEGETPVMLTMLDGLTHILSVMVDCINFAPYGTKYQPKARSPQTPTDWSKKKKEPLGKLASLFKLLVMLLNSFHVFSSKEICSETLVSVGPSILAILHNIISHVSLPSVIGTMFAIFSKPLAVFYEKTKLADVSPVYSNLSNKLEKLLAEVVLCIQSHCTGSYDSELLEQLSPLLCAVFQHKSKQIRSQCALFWNATFAKAASLTYPEELKAVLSQAKKKTPLLLPGFESIEVAEESSAPFSDPLKLEFTSLKPNSEILLEEEKSVEFVVIPPQAKPRILTEHQKEVLRSKRVGIPVMYNNLDSSQDTTLFSQSQEDSLDNPSVAEHAEEDANNKPQEKNVRSEGCRGRWSEPPEACRPEDAPEEAAGGTAAPSTAVEESPASRSQGEAEQDTAEMVVEEPAVGQGLEECSMEAASKEPLAGKENTSNVSSSSSSSDVVSGTPQPASRRQSFITLEKFGSSENRPFSPSVLNSLSEVSGSASGAGKQENGNKTSAKAEKPGEENSKAEAEQLLPAARRLTRRQSRLELQRKMLSSLSAGSEQESFASSSMENSHELCSAVEDMEHILLAQSQALHSTEIDIKKAEDTIAEIERIRALDMDSKENTPPETAVSSEQVMGEDNQILHVTPNQKVPRRSSRRRAESLEGTAGGPDKEDGHQKRDKLKEEDKSEQKELPQTEDDGSQKENRVFGETTENASKEGSNLPERAAAEDFSSKEAPASKDLNEEADKSARRSEENLKADTEDEDCILAAVGQKKMERPRYHTRRASQGLLASIENSEPDGSETKEESTRKRKSARLRNRSDSLEGKLKDLQPGNSSHEVSSQGNETNLLESNKGELSHETSTDAALTSGPCGLKSQGTPTDGSKAVGSAASGDSPEAQDADLEQNKSNTLMESSTTPSVSDKDLKAAEETRHMEEQTKIEDCSAVLPGDVPGANASGADLSTSEAPQGQHKRSRRLKRQRNCDCCDKKPKQQVMSVTESKNENPPELDKPQTTPVQMPVNTSAVSGHSHLDESLSMAPCAMSTPLHPPKEPSEFDLEREPTSEDHLQGKVVIVEEDPEDSEWVVGEITESIVEIKELHDQNDQPEQCLSECASDKPGDSSLAAGDQSEEPEATEKKEVSQNGQPEEVPETQIAFSEREEKQMNELESSWDDKEEAEKVVAKTVVIEHEDIKEELVEIEITVPENVALDKEGAAANHVDSPQKPEDPDSLRLVTESPTGVQARCVWSPSASPSTGILKRGVKRNQDDDSLSPANKIRRVSFADPIYQEGLADDIDRRSPVIRSHSSPSSRSLKILSNIQVKHITTPTKGFLSPGSRNPKFKSSKKCLITEMVKEALPSASECVYPALAGCKAPVDVILPQITSNICARGLGQLIRAKNIKTVGDLSTLTAPEIKTLPIRSPKVTNVKRALKGYHEQQVKSRGCEEIIVLEDAERPIINAEDKALSVDEEKLATDLNTNDQPSGDLLAQIDALAAQLSSEDLHSYSGSQLFEMQEKLVGMTNCIMRNLRSRWKSPPHDSSD